A single Cottoperca gobio chromosome 5, fCotGob3.1, whole genome shotgun sequence DNA region contains:
- the LOC115008223 gene encoding LOW QUALITY PROTEIN: interferon-induced GTP-binding protein Mx-like (The sequence of the model RefSeq protein was modified relative to this genomic sequence to represent the inferred CDS: deleted 3 bases in 3 codons), which translates to MNTLNQQYEEKVRPCIDLIDSLRSLGVEKDLALPAIAVIGDQSSGKSSVLEALSGVSLPRGSGIVTRCPLELKMTRRKEGEEWYGKISYRNFNEEIEDLADVEKKIREAQDAIAGVGVGISDELISLEIASPDVPDLTLIDLPGITRVAVKGQEGDIGDQIKRMIQKFIMKQETISLVVVPCNVDIATTEALKMAQEVDPDGERTLGILTKPDLVDKGTEETVIETVHNEVIHLKKGYMIVKCRGQKEIMDKVSLTEAIEREKNFFNNHQYFQILYDEGHATVPKLAEKLTLELVQHIQRSLPRLEEQIETKLKHIQEKLNKCGNGPPPDAADRLDFLIDRVTAFTKDAISLSTGEDLESESMLNLFSVLRKEFSEWKDTIERSGTKFNQNIENEVAQYEQKYRGRELPGFINYKTFEGMVKKQIKQLEWPAVLKLKEVAEIVKKELFELAQRILVGFPNLIRTAKVKIEAITNKKETVAESMLRTQFKMELIVYTQDSTYSKKLGKRKREDELVKTVSFMSYGNNVANLKEMMKHIKSYYQIAGQRLADQIPLVIRYHLMQESAVQLQREMLQILQDKEKTESLLKKDSGIKTKRLALEKCLKRLLQARTLLTDFSVNIYNFNQGRSLNTGWGPIDFSQSPIYSPTSPSYAPFGRNSFEC; encoded by the exons ATGAACACTCTGAACCAACAGTATGAGGAGAAGGTGCGTCCCTGCATTGACCTCATTGACTCTCTTCGCTCTCTGGGTGTAGAGAAGGACTTGGCGCTGCCTGCTATCGCCGTCATTGGAGACCAAAGCTCGGGGAAGAGCTCCGTGTTGGAGGCGCTGTCAGGGGTGTCTCTGCCAAGAGGAAGTG GCATTGTGACAAGATGTCCTCTCGAGCTGAAGATGacgagaaggaaagaaggagaggagtggTACGGGAAGATAAGCTAC AGGAACTTTAACGAAGAAATAGAAGACCTTGCAGATGTGGAGAAAAAGATTAGAGAAG ctcagGATGCAATAGCCGGGGTCGGGGTGGGGATTAGTGATGAACTCATCAGTCTGGAGATCGCTTCTCCTGATGTTCCAGACCTGACACTCATTGACCTGCCTGGCATCACCAGGGTGGCTGTAAAGGGACAAGAGGGTGACATTGGAGATCAG ATAAAGAGAATGATCCAGAAGTTCATCATGAAACAAGAAACCATCAGCTTGGTGGTCGTTCCATGCAACGTGGACATAGCAACTACAGAGGCTTTGAAGATGGCACAGGAGGTGGATCCTGATGGAGAGAGGACTTTGG gtatCTTGACCAAGCCTGACCTGGTGGACAAAGGCACAGAAGAGACTGTGATTGAAACTGTTCATAATGAGGTCATCCACCTGAAGAAAGGCTACATGATCGTCAAGTGCAGGGGTCAGAAGGAGATCATGGATAAGGTGTCTCTTACTGAAgcaatagaaagagagaaaaacttcTTCAACAATCATCAGTATTTCCA gATTCTCTACGACGAAGGCCACGCCACTGTTCCTAAACTGGCTGAAAAACTCACACTTGAGCTGGTGCAGCATATCCAG AGATCTCTGCCTCGACTGGAAGAGCAGATAGAGACGAAACTAAAACATATTCAGGAAAAGTTGAACAAATGTGGCAATGGACCCCCACCGGATGCAGCTGATCGACTCGATTTTCTCATTGAT AGAGTGACAGCGTTTACAAAGGATGCCATCAGCCTCAGCACAGGGGAGGACCTAGAATCTGAAAGCATGCTCAATCTCTTTTCCGTACTCAGAAAAGAGTTTTCAGAATGGAAAGATACTATTGAGCGCTCTGGAACAAAAT TCAACCAGAATATTGAGAACGAGGTGGCTCAGTATGAACAAAAGTACCGTGGAAGAGAACTGCCAGGGTTCATCAACTACAAGACCTTTGAGGGCATGGTCAAGAAGCAGATCAAACAGCTGGAATGGCCTGCTGTCCTGAAACTCAAGGAAGTGGCAG AAATTGTGAAGAAAGAGTTGTTTGAGTTGGCACAGCGCATCCTTGTTGGATTCCCCAACCTCATCCGGACAGCTAAG GTGAAGATTGAAGCCATCACAAATAAGAAGGAGACTGTAGCAGAGTCCATGCTGAGGACTCAGTTTAAGATGGAGTTGATTGTTTACACTCAGGACAGCACATACAGCAAGAAATTAggcaagaggaagagggaagatGAACTTGTGAAGACCGTCAGCTTTATGAGCTATGGTAACAATGTGGCCAACCTGAAAGAAATGATGAAACACATTAAATCCTATTACCAA ATTGCCGGACAGCGTCTGGCTGACCAGATCCCGCTGGTGATCCGCTACCATCTGATGCAGGAGTCTGCCGTCCAGCTGCAGAGGGAGATGCTGCAGATACTTCAGGACAAGGAGAAGACAGAGTCCTTGCTT AAGAAGGACTCtggcataaaaacaaagagactcgCCCTTGAGAAATGCCTGAAGCGCCTGTTA CAGGCACGCACTCTGTTGACTGACTTTAGTGTGAACATTTACAACTTCAACCAAGGCCGTAGTCTCAACACTGGTTGGGGCCCAATTGATTTCTCTCAGTCACCGATATATTCACCAACTTCTCCTTCCTACGCACCGTTCGGTAGGAACTCATTTGAGTGTTAG